One window from the genome of Gimesia aquarii encodes:
- a CDS encoding AraC family transcriptional regulator, with translation MPAATFSSKIACDFIEYVRKQGHDVTSLYELLGLPDSYLNREDIRIPARKMSQIWMQMIELTNDEDIGFHMGIEMSAAAALRTTSLIMQSSSTVRDALAQGIKYSELIANVLSMKMREDADNIFIEFTPKTEWNLEPALVVKDCLNITFISMLISVQQMTGQFHSPSLLCFTYPKPENLAEYYRAFNCSIEFEQPYNRIGFPKNLGNTEISTRDQGLLAVLEKYANEIKQSYSHDQHFVSRTQALIIELMDPQPPTLEEVARSLNLSSRSLQRKIKEEQDCSYRDLVDEVRKKLCARYMEDPQRTVDEIGYLSGYADTTSFIRAYKRWYGSTPRQTNQ, from the coding sequence ATGCCTGCAGCCACGTTTTCTTCAAAAATAGCCTGTGATTTCATCGAGTATGTACGCAAACAGGGACATGATGTCACGAGCCTCTATGAGCTGCTTGGCCTGCCTGATTCCTATCTGAACCGGGAAGATATTCGGATCCCTGCCAGAAAAATGAGCCAGATCTGGATGCAAATGATCGAGCTGACAAACGATGAAGACATTGGTTTTCATATGGGAATTGAAATGAGTGCCGCGGCAGCACTGCGTACGACATCTCTCATCATGCAGAGCAGTTCTACCGTCCGAGACGCACTTGCGCAGGGGATCAAATATAGTGAACTGATTGCGAATGTTCTCTCAATGAAGATGAGAGAAGACGCAGATAACATTTTCATCGAATTCACTCCGAAAACAGAATGGAATCTCGAACCTGCCCTCGTCGTGAAAGATTGCCTCAACATTACCTTTATTTCCATGCTGATTTCCGTTCAACAGATGACGGGACAATTTCATTCCCCTTCCCTCCTCTGCTTCACTTACCCCAAGCCGGAAAATTTAGCGGAGTACTATCGTGCGTTTAATTGCTCTATTGAATTTGAACAGCCTTATAACCGCATCGGGTTTCCGAAAAATTTAGGAAACACGGAAATTTCTACGAGAGATCAGGGATTGTTAGCGGTCCTGGAGAAGTATGCGAACGAGATCAAACAGTCTTACTCTCATGATCAGCATTTTGTCTCAAGAACTCAGGCACTGATTATCGAATTGATGGATCCGCAACCTCCCACTCTGGAGGAAGTCGCACGGTCTCTTAACCTCAGTTCCCGATCCTTACAACGGAAGATCAAGGAAGAACAAGACTGTTCCTATCGGGATCTGGTTGATGAAGTCCGAAAGAAATTGTGTGCCCGGTACATGGAAGATCCTCAAAGAACCGTTGATGAAATTGGTTATCTCTCAGGATACGCCGACACGACTTCATTTATCAGAGCATACAAACGCTGGTATGGAAGTACTCCCAGGCAGACGAATCAATAA
- a CDS encoding GlxA family transcriptional regulator produces the protein MIRTKTVSILALDGVQLTDACGTLDVFAEANKQTGKTIYRLEVVGTKQGPIQSSSGVRLMADRVIGSDSLNKTHTFLVAGAPGLPDFQPTQKLLDALKEELRQARRYGSICTGAFLLAATGKLSKRRVTTHWAVADALAQKYPSLSVEKDALYVRDGPVRTAAGVTAGMDLALSLVTEDVGREIAKSVASQLVMFFKRPGGQLQFSRDESVSPNCRTTFQELQRWVAANPAEDLTVPQLAERVGLSTRHFTRLFRAETNTSPAVWVEAARVEAARAMLESSDSSPKQVAIQCGFADVNVMRRAFRRQIGITPSEYSKRFH, from the coding sequence ATGATACGCACTAAAACGGTTTCCATTCTTGCTCTTGATGGGGTCCAGTTGACGGATGCCTGTGGCACCCTGGATGTGTTTGCTGAAGCCAACAAGCAGACCGGCAAAACAATCTATAGACTCGAAGTGGTCGGAACGAAGCAAGGCCCCATACAAAGTTCATCTGGAGTAAGGTTGATGGCAGATCGGGTGATAGGCTCTGACAGCTTAAACAAAACTCATACTTTCCTGGTGGCAGGAGCGCCTGGTTTACCTGACTTTCAACCAACTCAAAAGCTATTGGATGCATTAAAGGAAGAACTGAGACAAGCCAGACGTTACGGTTCTATATGTACGGGAGCTTTTCTACTGGCTGCGACGGGTAAGCTTTCAAAACGTCGTGTCACAACACATTGGGCTGTCGCAGACGCTCTAGCTCAAAAATACCCATCGTTATCAGTTGAAAAGGACGCACTTTACGTCCGAGACGGTCCGGTACGAACAGCAGCGGGAGTCACTGCGGGGATGGATCTTGCCTTGTCGCTAGTTACTGAGGATGTCGGGCGGGAGATCGCAAAAAGCGTCGCTTCGCAATTAGTCATGTTTTTCAAGCGGCCCGGTGGACAGCTTCAATTCAGCCGTGATGAGTCAGTTTCTCCGAACTGCCGCACGACATTTCAAGAGCTGCAACGTTGGGTAGCTGCAAACCCAGCAGAAGACCTAACTGTACCGCAACTTGCTGAACGTGTTGGCCTCAGTACACGCCACTTCACACGATTGTTCCGTGCAGAAACCAATACTTCACCGGCGGTCTGGGTCGAAGCAGCACGAGTAGAAGCAGCTCGTGCAATGTTGGAATCGTCAGATAGCAGTCCTAAACAGGTGGCAATACAGTGTGGCTTCGCAGATGTAAACGTGATGCGTCGCGCGTTTAGACGTCAAATCGGCATAACACCATCCGAGTACAGCAAGCGTTTTCACTGA
- a CDS encoding phosphotransferase enzyme family protein: MNPNLLPVDDSLPYHDALAQCIDHWGLVPEKTELVRDGVNHVFATEFENGAPVIIRISDGALRGRDEILGELLWLDHLIRQGCTVTTPIPSRGGDLLETIELDVGTMHVSCFERFGGRQLDPATDAEWNDELFLKLGREIGRIHRASDKLQLPADHDRRPWYESKLTQFPDPLPETFNPQVVDTMRVFIDELRRRPTQSRHYGLVHRDLHEGNFLVEDGKVEIIDFDLGCYGWRTMDLAVLLFSSYYYPSLRVPHASELAGDVLAMVVQGYRDEYTLDGEQLDTVGDMILLHTILNYIVMVPAVEHWQIVLGDPHPTVIESLAWIEQLWLNGHELQVDLSQL, translated from the coding sequence GTGAATCCGAATCTCTTACCGGTAGATGACTCTTTGCCCTATCACGATGCACTCGCACAATGTATTGATCACTGGGGACTCGTTCCCGAGAAGACGGAGTTAGTCCGCGATGGCGTCAATCATGTATTTGCCACAGAGTTCGAAAACGGTGCTCCGGTCATTATCCGCATCAGCGATGGTGCGCTGCGCGGACGAGATGAGATCTTGGGAGAATTGCTCTGGCTGGATCACCTGATCCGCCAAGGTTGCACGGTCACCACACCCATTCCTTCACGTGGTGGAGACCTGCTCGAAACCATCGAACTGGACGTGGGCACAATGCACGTCTCCTGCTTCGAACGTTTCGGGGGCCGGCAACTCGACCCGGCAACCGATGCAGAGTGGAATGACGAACTCTTTCTGAAACTGGGTCGCGAGATCGGTCGCATCCACCGCGCTTCGGACAAGCTGCAATTACCTGCCGACCACGACCGTCGGCCCTGGTATGAAAGTAAGCTTACACAGTTTCCAGATCCGCTTCCTGAAACCTTCAACCCGCAAGTCGTGGACACAATGCGTGTCTTTATAGACGAATTGCGCAGGCGACCCACACAGTCTCGTCACTATGGACTGGTTCATCGAGATCTTCATGAGGGGAATTTTCTTGTTGAAGATGGTAAGGTAGAGATTATCGATTTCGACCTGGGCTGTTACGGCTGGCGAACGATGGACCTGGCCGTCCTGCTCTTCTCGAGCTACTACTACCCCAGTCTCCGAGTGCCGCATGCCAGCGAGTTGGCCGGTGATGTTCTGGCAATGGTAGTTCAGGGCTACCGCGATGAATACACACTCGATGGCGAACAGTTAGATACGGTGGGAGACATGATTTTGCTGCACACCATTCTCAACTATATCGTCATGGTGCCAGCTGTGGAACATTGGCAGATCGTGCTGGGCGACCCGCATCCAACCGTAATAGAAAGCCTGGCGTGGATTGAGCAACTCTGGCTTAATGGCCACGAACTACAAGTCGACCTCAGCCAATTATAG
- a CDS encoding class I SAM-dependent methyltransferase — protein MTTDYNKIAKQYREVKERPWRSLVEEYSMLKLIGALEGKKVVDLACGEGFFTRKLKMNGAATVVGTDLSKEMIALAIDREQVESLGINYFVEDVRAKGPQLDYDLAIAAWLLVYAHDREELAAICRGLARQLRPGGRLVTLTTNPQLYFFDHFDYQKYGFHIQLEDHVREGALIRWSGRLKDSTLLEVDNYYLPEEAYSSALEDAGFRDVVFHPLSLSPDAADEADYWADMIDKPPAIMIEAIKT, from the coding sequence ATGACAACTGATTATAACAAGATCGCCAAACAGTATCGTGAAGTCAAAGAGCGACCGTGGCGGTCACTGGTCGAAGAATATTCAATGCTGAAACTGATCGGCGCTCTTGAGGGCAAAAAGGTAGTCGATCTCGCCTGTGGGGAAGGTTTTTTTACGCGCAAGCTCAAGATGAATGGCGCTGCGACCGTTGTGGGAACCGATCTCTCCAAGGAGATGATTGCGCTGGCAATCGACAGGGAACAAGTGGAGTCTCTTGGAATCAATTACTTTGTCGAGGACGTACGGGCGAAGGGCCCTCAGTTGGATTATGATCTTGCCATCGCAGCATGGCTTTTGGTCTATGCGCACGACCGAGAGGAGTTAGCTGCCATTTGTCGTGGTCTGGCGCGGCAACTCAGGCCAGGAGGTCGGTTAGTGACTCTTACTACTAATCCTCAACTCTATTTCTTCGACCATTTTGATTACCAGAAATATGGATTCCATATTCAGCTTGAAGATCATGTTCGAGAAGGGGCTTTGATCCGATGGAGTGGTCGTTTAAAAGATTCCACACTGCTTGAAGTCGACAACTACTACTTGCCGGAAGAAGCGTACTCCTCGGCTTTGGAAGACGCAGGTTTTCGTGATGTTGTATTTCATCCCTTAAGTCTTTCTCCTGACGCAGCCGACGAAGCGGATTACTGGGCGGACATGATCGACAAGCCACCGGCGATCATGATCGAAGCGATCAAGACATAA
- a CDS encoding VOC family protein — protein sequence MSDYDHKKNVTGTLPVLPVRNVAETLKYFTETLEFSELFQQASEEGVALNAQVQLENCNLMFNLNPADSGKEGGGVYFWIRIENKNIDDYYQELVKKNVEVVEEIKDQFWGDRSFTIRDCNGYLLAFNKAL from the coding sequence ATGTCAGATTACGATCACAAAAAAAATGTTACAGGAACCTTGCCCGTTCTCCCCGTAAGGAACGTGGCGGAAACACTCAAGTACTTTACAGAGACGCTTGAGTTTAGCGAGCTGTTTCAGCAGGCGAGCGAAGAGGGAGTCGCTTTGAATGCACAGGTTCAACTGGAGAACTGTAACCTGATGTTCAACCTCAACCCTGCAGATTCAGGAAAAGAGGGGGGCGGTGTTTATTTTTGGATTCGAATCGAAAACAAGAATATTGATGACTATTACCAGGAGTTGGTCAAAAAGAACGTCGAAGTGGTCGAAGAGATCAAGGATCAATTCTGGGGAGATCGTTCCTTTACGATTCGCGATTGTAATGGATACCTGCTCGCGTTCAACAAAGCACTTTAG
- a CDS encoding nuclear transport factor 2 family protein has product MKPPVPPFTFESATQKVRMAEDAWNTRDAEKVSLAYTVETQWRNRAEMFAGRDAVQHFLTRKWQKELDYRLIKELWAFHENRIAVRFQYEWHDDSGQWYRAYGNEQWEFDESGLMRRREASINDVTIKETDRRFFWDAPGPRPDDHPGLSELGM; this is encoded by the coding sequence ATGAAACCTCCCGTACCACCTTTTACATTCGAATCCGCAACGCAGAAGGTCCGCATGGCAGAAGACGCCTGGAATACGCGCGATGCAGAGAAAGTGTCTCTGGCCTACACCGTCGAAACCCAGTGGCGAAATCGTGCAGAGATGTTTGCAGGTCGTGATGCCGTTCAACATTTTCTTACAAGGAAGTGGCAAAAGGAACTCGACTATCGACTCATCAAGGAACTTTGGGCCTTTCATGAGAACCGTATTGCAGTGCGTTTTCAATATGAATGGCACGATGACTCTGGGCAGTGGTATCGAGCCTACGGAAATGAGCAGTGGGAATTTGACGAATCGGGCCTGATGCGTCGCCGAGAAGCAAGCATCAATGATGTTACCATTAAGGAGACTGACCGTCGATTCTTCTGGGACGCACCCGGTCCTCGGCCCGACGACCATCCAGGACTATCCGAACTCGGCATGTAG
- a CDS encoding DUF4396 domain-containing protein: protein MLTTIATVSLVLAVLCAFWLLIDVIRHPQHMAIMNVVWPLTALYAGPLALLIYYWFGRMSVHDSMHEGHGMHDQQSMHQDHSMHGEHDMHGAQHADEMPSMGGHTMSSMPEKPFWQSVVVGSTHCGSGCTVGDIIAEGGMHFLVPTVISLTGVSLVFTAWGIDYLLALLFGVAFQYFSIVPMRHLAFREGLVTAFKVDFLSLTFWQIGMYGWMGICLFVIFGIESIEMAKTNPVFWFMMQIAMLCGFLTTFPMNWWLIRAGIKEKM, encoded by the coding sequence ATGTTGACAACCATTGCCACTGTCTCATTAGTCCTCGCTGTTTTGTGTGCATTCTGGCTATTGATCGATGTCATTCGACATCCCCAGCATATGGCGATCATGAATGTTGTCTGGCCTTTGACGGCCCTTTATGCAGGACCGCTGGCATTGCTGATTTATTACTGGTTTGGACGGATGAGCGTGCACGATTCGATGCACGAGGGTCATGGCATGCACGACCAACAAAGTATGCACCAGGACCATAGTATGCATGGTGAGCACGACATGCATGGCGCGCAGCACGCAGATGAGATGCCGTCCATGGGAGGTCATACGATGTCTTCGATGCCGGAAAAACCGTTCTGGCAAAGCGTGGTTGTCGGGTCGACCCACTGCGGCAGTGGTTGCACGGTGGGCGACATTATCGCGGAAGGGGGCATGCATTTTCTGGTGCCGACCGTGATCAGTCTAACGGGAGTCTCACTTGTATTCACCGCCTGGGGAATCGACTATTTACTGGCGCTGCTGTTTGGTGTCGCCTTCCAGTATTTCAGTATCGTCCCCATGCGGCACCTTGCGTTTAGAGAAGGACTTGTGACGGCATTCAAGGTCGATTTTCTATCGTTGACCTTCTGGCAGATCGGAATGTATGGCTGGATGGGTATCTGTCTGTTTGTGATATTTGGCATCGAGAGTATTGAGATGGCGAAAACCAACCCGGTCTTCTGGTTCATGATGCAGATTGCCATGCTGTGTGGCTTTCTGACTACTTTCCCAATGAACTGGTGGTTGATTCGCGCGGGCATCAAAGAAAAGATGTAG
- a CDS encoding phosphotransferase enzyme family protein: MNSNHSPLSDSSPYHDVLAQCIDHWGLVPEKTELVRDGINHVFATEFENGAPVIIRISDGALRGRGEILGELFWLDHLIRHGCTVTTPIPSRGGELLETIELDEGTMHVSCFERFGGRQLDPATDAEWNDELFLKLGREIGRIHCASDKLQLPADRDRRPWYKSKSMQFPDPLPAVYNPQVVDAMRAFINKLREWPTPFRHYGLVHRDLHKGNFLVENGKVQIIDFDLGCYGWRAVDLAVLLFSSYYYPSLRVPHASELAGNVLAKVVQGYREEYTLDGEQLDMVGDMILLHTIHNYIVIAPAEEHWQIALGDPQPTVTESLAWIEQLWLNGHKLQVDLSQL; the protein is encoded by the coding sequence GTGAATTCGAATCACTCACCGTTAAGCGATTCTTCGCCCTATCACGATGTGCTCGCACAATGTATCGATCACTGGGGACTCGTTCCCGAGAAGACGGAGTTAGTTCGCGACGGTATTAATCATGTATTTGCCACAGAGTTCGAAAACGGTGCTCCGGTCATTATCCGCATCAGCGATGGTGCGCTGCGCGGACGAGGCGAAATATTGGGGGAATTATTCTGGCTAGATCACTTGATCCGCCATGGCTGCACGGTCACAACGCCGATTCCTTCACGCGGCGGGGAATTACTTGAGACCATTGAACTGGATGAAGGCACAATGCACGTTTCCTGCTTCGAACGTTTCGGGGGTCGGCAACTCGACCCGGCAACCGATGCAGAGTGGAATGACGAACTCTTTCTGAAACTGGGCCGTGAGATCGGTCGCATTCATTGCGCTTCAGACAAGCTGCAATTACCTGCTGACCGAGATCGCCGACCTTGGTACAAGAGTAAGTCCATGCAGTTTCCAGATCCACTTCCCGCAGTCTACAACCCGCAAGTCGTGGACGCAATGCGCGCCTTTATAAATAAATTGCGCGAGTGGCCAACACCATTTCGTCACTATGGACTGGTCCATCGAGATCTTCATAAGGGGAATTTTCTTGTTGAGAATGGCAAGGTGCAGATCATCGATTTCGACCTGGGCTGTTACGGCTGGCGGGCGGTGGACTTGGCCGTCCTGCTCTTCTCGAGTTACTACTACCCCAGTCTTCGAGTGCCGCATGCCAGCGAATTGGCCGGAAACGTCCTGGCAAAGGTAGTACAAGGCTACCGCGAAGAATACACACTCGATGGCGAACAGTTAGATATGGTAGGAGACATGATTTTGTTACACACCATTCACAACTACATCGTCATAGCGCCTGCTGAGGAACATTGGCAGATTGCGCTGGGTGACCCTCAACCAACCGTCACAGAAAGCCTGGCGTGGATTGAGCAGCTCTGGCTTAATGGCCACAAACTGCAAGTCGACCTCAGCCAATTATAG
- a CDS encoding HD domain-containing protein, with the protein MRDAAEKLELSGGVSIPDSKLAKEVTEYIQDTETPLLFHHSTRTYYFGALAGKHRGLEFDSELLYVGAMFHDLGLMPSHSTNERFEVDGANAARDFLKQQGISQQDADLVWSGIALHTTPGIPCHMHPVIALVTAGVEMDVLGIGYSDFDDADRNAVVTAHPRGDQFKQDIISAFYDGIKHKPDSTFGNVKADVLALNDPQFKPINFCSTILNSNWAS; encoded by the coding sequence ATGAGAGATGCGGCAGAGAAATTAGAATTGTCTGGTGGGGTTTCCATTCCGGACAGTAAACTAGCCAAAGAGGTAACAGAATATATTCAGGATACAGAAACACCGCTCCTGTTCCATCACTCTACTCGGACTTACTACTTCGGAGCATTAGCGGGGAAACATCGCGGACTCGAATTTGACTCCGAGTTACTCTACGTGGGAGCAATGTTTCATGATCTCGGCCTGATGCCGAGCCATAGTACGAACGAGCGATTTGAAGTCGACGGAGCAAATGCCGCGCGTGACTTTTTGAAGCAACAAGGTATTTCACAACAAGACGCTGATCTCGTCTGGAGCGGGATTGCCTTGCACACGACTCCAGGAATCCCTTGCCATATGCATCCCGTAATTGCGCTCGTGACAGCCGGGGTTGAAATGGATGTCCTTGGAATAGGCTATTCAGATTTCGATGACGCTGATAGGAATGCTGTTGTCACTGCTCATCCACGCGGTGACCAATTCAAGCAAGATATCATTAGCGCATTCTATGACGGAATCAAACATAAGCCGGATTCAACTTTTGGAAACGTAAAAGCTGACGTTCTGGCGTTGAATGACCCGCAATTTAAGCCAATCAACTTCTGTAGTACGATTCTCAACTCGAATTGGGCCAGCTAA
- a CDS encoding two pore domain potassium channel family protein, with product MMSEPHKRRSPRRRFLLRLIVFTVVAMIVDAIALGMGAFGFHYFEGLDWLDASLNASLVMTGNGPLHHPQSAEGKLFVTLYAILGVILFAAVIGAFLTPVFQWVLHGLQRQGRNGKNKNEQHNTENG from the coding sequence ATGATGAGTGAGCCTCATAAACGGCGATCGCCTCGTAGGCGATTTCTTCTGCGGTTAATCGTCTTCACAGTCGTTGCCATGATTGTCGATGCCATTGCATTAGGGATGGGGGCATTTGGTTTTCACTATTTTGAAGGACTTGACTGGTTGGATGCGAGTCTCAATGCTTCCTTAGTGATGACCGGTAATGGCCCCCTGCATCACCCCCAGTCCGCAGAAGGTAAACTGTTCGTGACACTCTACGCGATTCTGGGCGTGATCCTGTTTGCTGCAGTCATTGGCGCCTTTCTGACTCCCGTGTTCCAATGGGTGCTTCACGGATTACAACGCCAAGGTAGAAATGGGAAAAACAAAAACGAACAACACAATACTGAGAATGGCTAA
- a CDS encoding alpha/beta fold hydrolase — MNFVLVHGACHGGWCWEPVEKLLRSRGHEVYSPTLTGMGDRAHLLTPDITAQTHVDDISNLIQIEGLNEVVLVGHSYAGLVIAGATESVAQQIKQLVFLDAYIPQNGKTGFEIIGESFVTDWTQAADQYGDGWLNHADERSLDSWGIKDQHLRKMMLPKLTDFSINFLKAPIKLSEAFDHAEKTFIHCSEKTYCYDLMFPFYQYAKDNHWPTFVIETGHDPMLTKPQELVEILLSS, encoded by the coding sequence ATGAATTTTGTATTAGTTCATGGCGCCTGTCACGGTGGTTGGTGTTGGGAGCCTGTTGAAAAGTTATTGCGGTCTCGAGGTCATGAAGTCTATAGTCCAACATTGACCGGCATGGGTGATCGCGCTCATTTGTTAACCCCTGATATTACTGCGCAAACCCATGTCGATGATATTTCCAATCTCATTCAAATCGAAGGTTTAAACGAGGTTGTTTTGGTAGGGCATAGTTATGCCGGTTTAGTGATTGCAGGCGCTACTGAGTCTGTCGCGCAACAGATAAAGCAATTGGTGTTTTTAGATGCGTATATCCCCCAAAACGGTAAAACTGGTTTTGAAATTATTGGCGAATCTTTTGTGACTGACTGGACACAAGCAGCTGATCAATATGGTGATGGTTGGCTAAACCATGCAGATGAACGTTCTTTAGATTCATGGGGTATTAAAGATCAACATTTACGAAAAATGATGTTACCCAAGCTGACCGACTTTTCGATTAATTTCTTAAAGGCGCCAATAAAATTGTCTGAAGCTTTTGATCATGCTGAGAAAACTTTTATTCATTGTAGCGAAAAGACCTATTGTTATGATTTAATGTTCCCTTTCTACCAATACGCGAAAGACAATCATTGGCCAACGTTTGTGATTGAGACTGGCCATGATCCAATGCTGACTAAGCCGCAAGAACTGGTAGAGATATTACTATCTTCTTAG
- a CDS encoding phosphotransferase enzyme family protein, which translates to MNPNLLPVDDSSPYHDALAQCIDHWGLVPEKTELVRDGVNHVFATEFADGAPVIIRISDGALRGRDEILGELLWLDHLIRHGCTVTTPIPSRGGDLLETIELDAGTMHVSCFERFAGRQLDPATDAEWNDELFLKLGREIGRIHRISDQFQLPVDHDRQPWYESKLGQIPDLLPDVFNPQVAEAMRAFTDEMRRRPTPSRHYGLIHRDLHAGNFLVENGKVQIIDFDLGCYCWRTMDFAVLLFLYYYYPSLRIPHANPESSGHVLAKMVQGYRDEYTLDREQLDTVGDMILLHTVLNYFLMAPTVEHWQIALRNPKTSIKESLAWIEQLWLNGHELHVDLSQL; encoded by the coding sequence GTGAATCCGAATCTTTTACCGGTAGATGACTCCTCACCCTATCACGATGCGCTCGCACAATGTATTGATCACTGGGGACTCGTTCCCGAGAAGACGGAGTTAGTCCGCGATGGCGTCAATCATGTTTTTGCCACGGAGTTCGCGGATGGTGCTCCGGTTATTATCCGCATCAGCGATGGTGCGCTGCGCGGACGAGATGAGATCTTGGGAGAATTGCTCTGGCTCGATCACTTGATCCGCCATGGCTGCACGGTCACCACACCCATTCCTTCACGTGGTGGAGACCTGCTCGAGACCATCGAACTGGACGCGGGCACAATGCATGTCTCCTGTTTCGAACGTTTCGCGGGTCGGCAACTCGACCCGGCAACCGATGCAGAGTGGAATGACGAGCTCTTTTTAAAACTGGGTCGCGAGATCGGTCGTATCCATCGCATTTCGGACCAGTTCCAGTTACCTGTCGACCACGATCGCCAGCCCTGGTATGAGAGTAAACTCGGACAGATTCCAGATCTGCTCCCCGATGTCTTCAACCCGCAAGTAGCCGAAGCCATGCGCGCCTTTACAGACGAAATGCGCAGGCGACCCACACCATCTCGTCACTATGGACTGATCCATCGGGATCTTCATGCAGGAAATTTTCTTGTTGAGAACGGTAAGGTGCAGATCATTGATTTTGACCTTGGCTGTTATTGCTGGCGAACGATGGATTTTGCTGTCCTGCTCTTTTTATACTATTACTATCCCAGTCTCCGAATACCGCATGCTAATCCTGAGTCATCCGGACATGTTCTGGCAAAGATGGTGCAGGGCTACCGCGACGAATACACTCTCGACCGCGAACAGTTAGACACGGTGGGAGACATGATCTTGTTACACACCGTTTTAAACTACTTCCTCATGGCACCCACAGTGGAACATTGGCAGATCGCGCTGCGCAACCCAAAGACCTCTATCAAAGAGAGCCTGGCGTGGATTGAGCAGCTCTGGCTTAATGGCCACGAACTACATGTCGACCTCAGCCAGTTATAG